A window of Primulina huaijiensis isolate GDHJ02 chromosome 9, ASM1229523v2, whole genome shotgun sequence contains these coding sequences:
- the LOC140985394 gene encoding uncharacterized protein yields the protein MADPTVTRNSPEVVDQRSGNNEKSKEKRILDPELFSCLLQPSPPDSDPNYIGIRRLLLHRKAKSGVFGRKDWRCNGKGYVAYRNFINRPRNWDSVQTPSHPSTPGDSGRWISSPPSLSHVFDVSSWSISRDLRSSSQALSHSTSFSSNASDIEHPRKKGEPAYSFVGMHCIFDQCKAMVTVIKFGHMSSDLLAYGASDGSLTVCTVSTPPSVLQQLTGHTKDVTDFDFSANNQYITSSSIDKTVRVWDTSKGLCMRVIYGISSQLCIRFHPVNNNFLSVGNSNKEITVFNFSTGRMINKSNFDSEVTAMDHDHTGQLIFCGDALGCVYTVTMNSRTGVLSRSHRYRSSGKQKSPVTTVQYRTFSLLANGPVLLTFSRDGSLSFFSVSLEIQGYLTLRCALKLSARLHSIRASFCPLLSLEKGEYIVAGSEDTNVYFYDLTRPRHACVNKLQGHGYPAIGVAWNHGDNLLASSDFGGTVIVWKRAKTS from the exons ATGGCCGATCCAACGGTCACCAGAAACTCGCCGGAAGTGGTGGACCAGAGATCCGGAAACAATGAAAAGAGTAAAGAAAAAAGGATTTTGGATCCAGAATTGTTCAGTTGTTTGCTTCAACCATCTCCTCCTGACTCTGATCCCAATTACATCGGAATTCGCCGCTTACTCCTCCATCGAAAGGCTAAATCCGGCGTTTTCGGCCGCAAG GACTGGAGATGTAATGGAAAAGGTTATGTCGCCTACCGTAATTTTATTAATAGGCCAAGAAATTGGGACAGCGTGCAGACACCAAGTCACCCGAGCACTCCAGGAGATAG CGGACGATGGATATCATCTCCCCCGTCTCTATCCCATGTGTTTGATGTGAGCAGCTGGAGTATTAGCAGG GATCTTCGAAGTTCTAGTCAAGCGTTGAGTCACAGCACAAGTTTTAGTTCTAATGCAAGTGATATAGAGCACCCAAGGAAAAAGGGTGAACCTGCATATTCATTTGTAGGGATGCACTGCATATTTGACCAATGCAAGGCCATGG TTACGGTCATAAAGTTCGGGCATATGAGTTCTGATCTGCTTGCTTATGGGGCATCAGATGGAAGCTTGACTGTATGCACTGTCTCGACGCCACCATCAGTTCTGCAGCAGTTAACAGGGCATACAAAAGATGTCACAG ATTTTGATTTCTCGGCAAACAATCAGTATATTACTTCTTCGTCAATTGATAAAACGGTACGAGTATGGGATACGTCGAAAGGGCTTTGCATGAGGGTGATTTATGGAATTTCTTCACAGCTTTGTATTCGCTTTCATCCT GTGAACAATAATTTCCTCTCTGTTGGCAACTCAAATAAAGAGATCACG GTGTTCAACTTTAGCACTGGCAGAatgatcaataaatcaaattttgacagTGAGGTTACCGCTATGGATCATGACCACACGGGTCAACTTATCTTCTGTGGTGATGCTCTG GGATGTGTTTACACGGTTACAATGAATTCGCGTACTGGTGTTCTATCCCGGTCTCACCGCTATCGAAGCAGTGGCAAGCAAAAGTCCCCAGTCACTACCGTTCAGTACCGAACGTTTTCTTTGCTCGCAAATGGTCCAGTATTACTGACTTTTTCTCGAGATGGAAGTTTATCTTTCTTCag TGTGTCTTTGGAGATACAGGGATATTTGACCCTCCGCTGCGCGCTGAAATTGTCAGCTCGTTTGCATAGTATTCGCGCCTCTTTCTGCCCTTTGCTTTCCCTCGAAAAAGGAGAATATATAG TTGCTGGAAGTGAGGATACTAATGTCTACTTCTACGATTTAACTCGACCAAGGCACGCATGTGTTAACAAATTACAG gGTCATGGTTACCCAGCTATAGGCGTTGCTTGGAATCACGGGGATAATTTATTAGCTTCTTCTGATTTTGGCGGCACTGTGATTGTATGGAAGAGAGCTAAGACAAGTTAA